The following coding sequences are from one Euwallacea fornicatus isolate EFF26 chromosome 8, ASM4011564v1, whole genome shotgun sequence window:
- the Tis11 gene encoding protein TIS11: MSTAIMSQNAMYEFRENLIKNGVNPDSVSNAHHLAVGSTVRLTLTRMASTPVTANQNLAMLLGNLTQQHRRLERTQSAPAPGMTPPQGALTTVNTSRYKTELCRPFEEFGVCKYGDKCQFAHGMAELRSLARHPKYKTELCRTYHTVGFCPYGPRCHFVHNQDEAVPKSPTTPTAVVTASRPRPAALSPSLSLDSPSPPCSLSQSPTSSMGSFFSSEPDLQSPGPLDDQRLPVFNRLSTTQILTLNDLIL; this comes from the exons ATGTCGACCGCAATTATGTCCCAGAATGCGATGTATGAGTTCAGAGAAAACTTGATCAAG aACGGTGTGAACCCTGACAGcgtctcaaacgcacatcacCTGGCTGTAGGCTCCACAGTGCGCCTAACCCTGACCAGGATGGCCTCGACCCCAGTAACAGCAAATCAAAACCTGGCGATGCTCTTGGGCAATCTGACGCAGCAACATCGTAGATTAGAAAGAACGCAATCAGCCCCAGCACCCGGAATGACCCCCCCACAAGGCGCTCTCACCACTGTAAACACCTCTCGCTACAAGACTGAGCTCTGTAGGCCCTTCGAGGAGTTCGGAGTGTGCAAATACGGAGATAAGTGCCAATTCGCCCATGGGATGGCAGAGTTGCGAAGCTTGGCCAGGCATCCAAAGTACAAGACGGAACTGTGCAGGACTTACCACACGGTGGGTTTCTGTCCATACGGACCACGATGCCATTTCGTGCACAATCAAGATGAGGCCGTACCGAAATCTCCCACCACGCCTACAGCGGTAGTTACGGCTTCACGTCCTCGCCCTGCTGCGTTGAGTCCATCGTTGTCTTTGGATAGTCCAAGTCCCCCGTGTAGTTTGAGCCAATCGCCTACCTCATCAATGGGCTCGTTCTTTAGTAGCGAGCCCGATCTGCAATCCCCAGGACCGTTGGACGATCAACGTTTGCCCGTATTCAACAGACTCTCGACAACCCAAATCCTCACGCTCAATGACCTCATACTATAG